Proteins encoded by one window of Leopardus geoffroyi isolate Oge1 chromosome X, O.geoffroyi_Oge1_pat1.0, whole genome shotgun sequence:
- the TIMM17B gene encoding mitochondrial import inner membrane translocase subunit Tim17-B isoform X1 produces the protein MEEYAREPCPWRIVDDCGGAFTMGVIGGGVFQAIKGFRNAPVGIRHRLRGSVNAVRIRAPQIGGSFAVWGGLFSTIDCGLVRLRGKEDPWNSITSGALTGAVLAARSGPLAMVGSAMMGGILLALIEGVGILLTRYTAQQFRNAPPFLEDPSQLPPKEGTPAPGYPSYQQYH, from the exons ATGGAGGAGTACGCTCGGGAGCCTTG CCCATGGCGAATTGTGGACGATTGCGGTGGAGCCTTCACTATGGGCGTCATCGGCGGCGGAGTTTTCCAGGCCATCAAGGGCTTCCGCAACGCCCCTGTC GGAATACGGCACCGATTGAGAGGTAGTGTCAACGCTGTGAGGATCCGAGCCCCCCAGATTGGAG GTAGCTTTGCCGTGTGGGGGGGCCTGTTCTCCACCATCGACTGTGGCCTGGTGCGGCTGCGGGGCAAGGAAGATCCCTGGAACTCCATCACCAGTGGAGCACTGACTGGGGCTGTGCTGGCTGCCCGCA GTGGCCCATTGGCCATGGTGGGCTCAGCAATGATGGGGGGCATCCTGCTGGCCCTCATAGAGGGTGTTGGCATCCTCCTCACTCGCTACACTGCCCAGCAGTTCCGCAATG CACCCCCGTTCCTGGAGGACCCCAGCCAGCTGCCCCCTAAGGAGGGTACCCCAGCCCCAGGCTATCCCAGCTATCAGCAGTACCACTGA
- the TIMM17B gene encoding mitochondrial import inner membrane translocase subunit Tim17-B isoform X2, giving the protein MANCGRLRWSLHYGRHRRRSFPGHQGLPQRPCRSFAVWGGLFSTIDCGLVRLRGKEDPWNSITSGALTGAVLAARSGPLAMVGSAMMGGILLALIEGVGILLTRYTAQQFRNAPPFLEDPSQLPPKEGTPAPGYPSYQQYH; this is encoded by the exons ATGGCGAATTGTGGACGATTGCGGTGGAGCCTTCACTATGGGCGTCATCGGCGGCGGAGTTTTCCAGGCCATCAAGGGCTTCCGCAACGCCCCTGTC GTAGCTTTGCCGTGTGGGGGGGCCTGTTCTCCACCATCGACTGTGGCCTGGTGCGGCTGCGGGGCAAGGAAGATCCCTGGAACTCCATCACCAGTGGAGCACTGACTGGGGCTGTGCTGGCTGCCCGCA GTGGCCCATTGGCCATGGTGGGCTCAGCAATGATGGGGGGCATCCTGCTGGCCCTCATAGAGGGTGTTGGCATCCTCCTCACTCGCTACACTGCCCAGCAGTTCCGCAATG CACCCCCGTTCCTGGAGGACCCCAGCCAGCTGCCCCCTAAGGAGGGTACCCCAGCCCCAGGCTATCCCAGCTATCAGCAGTACCACTGA
- the PQBP1 gene encoding polyglutamine-binding protein 1, whose amino-acid sequence MPLPVALQTRLAKRGILKHLEPEPEEEIIAEDYDDDPVDYEATRLEGLPPSWYKVFDPSCGLPYYWNVDTDLVSWLSPHDPNSVVTKSAKKLRSTNADTEEKLDRGHEKPERGHEKPERGHEKPERGHEKPERGHEKSDRDRERGYDKVERERERDRDRDRDRGYDKVDREESKERRHHRREELAPYPKSKKVASRKDEELDPMDPSSYSDAPRGTWSTGLPKRNEAKTGADTTAAGPLFQQRPYPSPGAVLRANAEASRTKQQD is encoded by the exons ATGCCGCTGCCTGTTGCACTGCAGACCCGACTGGCCAAGAGAGGCATCCTTAAACATCTGGAGCCTG AACCAGAGGAAGAGATCATTGCTGAGGACTATGATGATGATCCTGTGGATTATGAGGCCACCCGCTTGGAGGGTCTGCCACCAAGCTGGTACAAGGTGTTTGACCCTTCCTG TGGGCTCCCTTACTACTGGAACGTGGACACAGACCTCGTGTCCTGGCTCTCCCCACATGACCCCAACTCGGTCGTTACCAAATCTGCCAAGAAGCTCAGGAGCACTAATGCAG ACACTGAGGAGAAGTTGGATCGGGGCCACGAAAAACCAGAGCGGGGCCACGAAAAACCAGAGCGGGGCCACGAAAAACCAGAGCGGGGCCATGAAAAACCAGAGCGGGGCCACGAGAAGTCTGACAGAGATCGAGAGCGTGGTTATGAcaaggtggaaagagagagagagcgcgacaGGGATCGGGATCGTGACCGCGGTTATGACAAAGTAGACCGGGAAGAGAGCAAAGAACGGCGCCATCATCGCCGAGAGGAGCTGGCTCCCTACCCCAAGAGCAAGAAAG TGGCGAGCCGGAAGGATGAAGAGTTAGACCCCATGGACCCCAGCTCATACTCGGATGCACCTCG GGGCACGTGGTCAACAGGACTCCCCAAGCGGAATGAGGCCAAGACGGGTGCAGACACGACAGCAGCTGGGCCCCTCTTCCAGCAGCGCCCCTACCCATCACCAGGGGCTGTGCTCCGGGCCAATGCTGAGGCCTCCCGAACCAAGCAGCAGGACTGA